In one Dreissena polymorpha isolate Duluth1 chromosome 7, UMN_Dpol_1.0, whole genome shotgun sequence genomic region, the following are encoded:
- the LOC127837694 gene encoding asialoglycoprotein receptor 2-like, which translates to MHSIFQLVFLFGFVQGRGTTCCTDGWLAFEGSCYTFGRDISSFTVAEQYCRQHGGHLIHVDNAHENNFIKDRLRDLKSGNYWTGLTDEDIEGEWIWFDTDSNATFLNFYAGYGHNINLDCAIFNYGVDFSWTDNDCSTANAKPACERSSETCSCESSSANMIVG; encoded by the exons ATGCATTCCATTTTTCAGTTAGTATTTCTTTTTGGATTTGTTCAGG GTCGTGGAACCACGTGCTGCACGGACGGCTGGCTGGCATTCGAAGGCTCTTGTTACACGTTTGGTCGCGACATCTCATCCTTCACGGTGGCGGAG CAATACTGTCGTCAACATGGTGGCCACCTTATTCACGTAGACAATGCCCATGAAAACAACTTCATCAAGGATCGCCTACGGGACCTGAAAT CAGGTAACTATTGGACGGGTCTCACGGACGAGGACATTGAAGGGGAGTGGATCTGGTTTGACACGGACTCGAACGCAACATTCTTAA ACTTCTACGCGGGCTATGGCCATAACATCAATCTTGACTGCGCCATATTCAACTACGGTGTGGACTTTTCCTGGACCGATAACGACTGCAGTACAGCTAACGCCAAACCCGCATGTGAGCGCTC